Below is a window of Ahaetulla prasina isolate Xishuangbanna chromosome 1, ASM2864084v1, whole genome shotgun sequence DNA.
CACCTTACTATGGCAAACATACCCAACTCAGTATGTTTTAACAAAGAAAAGCAggtttattgtatttattgtggcATTTCTAATTTCATATTTGCATCCATTCAACTTATTTCCTATCTGCCCTTTTCTACCCCCAAATAAATCAGATAATAAATAATTCTTGTTATTTTTTAGTTGCTTGTGGTAGTTTGCAAAAACTGGAAGGTAAAATTGACGtacgatttttaaaaaagctgtgaAATGGTTGAATACTTGGGCATTTAGAATACTTTTCTCTCTCATGCAGTACCTCTCTGTTCTTCATCTCATCCCTTTCTAAAAGTATCTCTTTTTATGCCGAAGTGGGATGTTGTGCTTATGTGAGGTGGATGATGTAGAACAACAGAAAGAGAAGTAGCTCAAGAGAAGTAACAGAACTGTATACAGTTAAATATCCTAATTGTAGAACCAAGGTTTTTTATCTCAGAAATGAAGCATTAAACAAGAGATTATAAATTGGACAGATTCTAACACTATACTCAAGCTTGATTTTAGAAATTAGCAGAGTATTGTGGTCAGAGGAGATGGAGGGGGTGCCTACGTTACCATCGGGGCCTGTGGAAGGCTCTGAGGAGCAGGAGGTCTCGGAGTCAGATGCAGAGCGGGGCCCATCTACTCATGCTCAGGTGGAGAGACAGCTGTTTTTGGGGCCGgagctgagtgagggggaggaacagctggggcctgtcccATATGTGCATATGTGCAAAGAAATGTGGAGAGGAAGGCAACACAGGACTGAAGGCCAGCTATCCAGGAAAAGAAGGAGATGTTAACAAGCCCCTCACTGGCTGGGATATAAGGAGGAGGGATGTGGGAGGTGTGGTTGTCTGAGACAACCGTTCATGTTCCAGAAAAGTTCCCTCTAGCAGTTTCCTTGCCAGAATTTCCTTACCATTATTCAGGCTGGACAAGACTCTTTGTGTTGGAATTGAAATGCTAATTGACTTTTGGGGAACTCAGAGACAGCTTGTGAATCATCTAAGGATGTGTGACCTGGAGCTTTGTCAGAGAATGCAGTGTATTCCTGCCTTTCTAAATAAAAAGGGGTTTCTCCTCATGAGTAGGCTGTTGAGTGGGGCTCatgaaggctgggtcagaacacagaGAGCAAAAAACTATCTTGGGATTTGAAAGGTCAAATGCTAGAAGAGAAATAGTAATGATGCTGGTGGTgaccagaagaatagaatagaatagaatagaattttattggccaagtgtgattggacacacaaggaatttgtcttggtgcatatgctctcagtgtacataaaagaaaagatacgttcatcaaggtacaacatttacaacacaattgatgatcaatatatcaatataaatcataaggattgccagcaacaagttatagtcatacagtcataagtggaaagagattggtgatgggaactatgaaacgattaatagtagtgcagattcagtaaatagtctgacagtgttgagggaattatttgtttagcagagtgatggccttcgggaaaaaactgttcttgtgtctagttgttctggtgtgcagtgctctatagcgtcgttttgagggtaggagttgaaacagtttatgtccaggatgcgagggatctgcaaatattttcacggccctcttcttgatccgtgcagtatacaggtcctcaatggaaggcaagttggtagcaattattttttctgcagttctaattatcctctgaagtctgtgtttttcttgttgggttgcagaaccgaaccagacagttatagaggtgcaaatgacagactcaataattcctctgtagaattggatcagcagctccttgggcagtttgagcttactgagttggaaggaaggaaggaaggaaatatattaACAGCTCACTTCATTGCCTCCAAAACAGcccattaaaaaatattttatatacactTTTATTATGTGATGACAGAGGTCCACTTAAATTCTGGGCTGGGAATTGGACATTTTTGTTACAGCTCTTGAAGTTATTTTGATTGGTGAAtgcaaatttagtaatagaaaattAGTTGTGATTCTGTAAACTTATAACTGAGCATATTCCAATAAACTCAATTAGATCAAtgagattaaattaaattacaaacgGATGCAATTTCCAACTACTTAAAATTAATGTTTTCTATAAGAATGCTTAAAATGGACCTCCTACAACTATATGACATAGAGGCTAAGTTATGACTTCTTGCTTTAATCATTGCTATACTGCAGTCAGATCAAAGTTTTAATCATCTTCAGCTATTTCTGTTTTAGGGTACCATGACCATTTCTGTTGCAATAACAAATGCCAAACTTTTGGGTATTCATTTTGACTCAATATTATTGCATTCAGAGAATTTTGCTCCCTGACATAAGAAGCACATTAGGGTCAGAATAAATTGGAGAAAGAACTACTGTAAGCAAAATATAATCAACAGATAAATGCAGGTTTAGCTACTTGGCTTCGTATAGAATTTTGTTGCATAAAACTACTAATAAATTGTTGATCCAGACAAAGTCAGTCTTTTTTGGTGCAGAATATATTTTAGCAATGTATGTAATTCATTTCAGATTCAGTTTTTATTCTGTGaactatttgcatttatattggaCCACATGATTTAACAAGTTTGACTTAACAAAGATTAATATAGAAGCATTAATACCtcccattttttttactgttttaaaattcCTAATATTCATTGCTTTTGTTTGCGAAATCCACAATAATTCTGATCTAAGCATATCTGAAGTGTTTGAATTAACAATGTAACATTTTAGTTCAAACATTTACAAACATAAGATTACTGCTaaagcttgtttggcagttctcaAATTAATTCCTTACACATAATCCAAAGAATATGTACAAATGTTACAAAACtaacttttgctgtttattctgcATTAATAGTATAATGAAGAAATAATACTGATtgtaaataaatactattttttctTAAATGCCCCTGAAGACAGGCATTTAATTTTTTCTCCACATATCTTGCAATGGCATTGTTTGTTTAAGGTAGTTTTTAAATAAgcttcagttgacttgagttccAATATTGGCCAGGAATAAATCTATGTTCATACAATAGACTGAGCTGAAACCAAATAAACTGTATTATGTTTACATTAGTCTACTAATAATAATTGATCTAGTTGTGGAGTATTAAAAATTAACCTAGTTGTGTAGGTTTGCATGACACTCCTAACTATAAACTAACCATATAAGCTGGGTTTTCACAAGATACTGAGATAAAATTTGGTGTGGCTATTTTTTGAAAACACTACCATTTGCTTAGCACAATGTGTGAACCATGTAACTATTTACCTCATATAGCAGAAGGGATCTGAAAAATTTCAGACACTGTGACACACACACTAGTTGCTAGACTTAACACatgattataaaaatatattttgacatCTACTTTTCAAGAATACACTATTAAAAtctagaatattatttttatccaAAGAGCATGTGTCTGAATAGCTTATAAACTTCAAAGTTAATATAGTTTGCATAACTAACACATTGGGGTCATGTTCTGAATTGAATGAAGCtgattcttttaaaggaaaaaaggaattcCCCACATGGAAAGAATGCCAGTATAGcagattttattgtatttttacattATGAACCATTTTACAGGCTATAATGATTCTCATAGCTACATTTAGATGTAAAAAAGTGAAGTGAACAAATCCATGCATGGAGAGTTTACATCATCTTTGGGTGAGAAAGAGTTCATACTTCTATTTTATGAATAACGAGTTCATTTAACCAATCCTGTGTTCAGATCAGCTTGTTCGCTGTCTTTTTTCTTGGTTTCTGGAGTATTTAATGGATAGGATTCCTTGTTTTCTGTTGGAATACATCTTAGGCATTTTAAACAAGATCCTCCTATTTTGGCAAAATCCTGGTAGGTATTTTCACTTGAAAAGCAATATAGTATGGGATCTGCAACACAATTAAAAGTGGTCAACAAAAGAGAAATATGATAGATGTTAAAGATTCTGGCAGCAAATTCACAGCTGTTCTCAAATAGGCTGCGTATTAACAAAAGAACATGATATGGTCCAAAgcaaattaagaaaattaagattgTACTTGAAACTAGGCGTTTAATTtgaattttcctctttttctgagTGCCGTGGCTCTTCCGGACAACACGTAGAATTCCATAGTAGGAAAAAATAAGGAGGCAAAATGGAAATAGGAAACCAGCTGTGAAACGGTAAAAGTTTATGTTATGTTCCCAGATTTTTATGGGATAATGCTCAAAGCACACTACGTGGCTCTCCGAGTCTTTACTCACTTCTCCATGTCTAAAAACCAGCAAACAAGTCACAATTTCTTTAGTCCAGATGACAGTGCTCACCACCACAGCAGCCTTCATTGTACGACACTGATGGAAACGAAAAGGATGCACCAGTGCAAGGTAACGGTCAATGGAGATACAGCAGAGAAAACCCACACTGATATAAATGTTTTCATAAAGGAGGATGCCACAAATTTTGCACAAGAGTTCATTGTAAGTCCAGTTGTCATGCTGCAAAACATACTGGAGCCAAAAAGGTAAAGAGAAAATGTAAAGCAGATCGGCTACGGTTAGATTGCAAAGGTATATTCCTAGTTCATTCTTGACCTTAACTTGCAAGTAAGCATAGTACAGTGAGAGACAATTGGCTGGGAGTCCTACTACAAAGACAAGTATATATATCACAGGCGACAACATCTGGTGTATGTTGTGATTAATGGTGCAGTTCTGAGTGTTATTGTCCATCACCTCTTCTGGAAGAATCCCTATGTTCTGCAGTCCGTTAGCTCAGCAGACATATTTTTTATTCTGCCATTTCACTATCTCTACGTTTGTTTTATACGATTATCAGTACTTGAAATCAtctgcaagaaaggaaaaaagtcacaaaacaACCCTTATTAAATTCAACAATAAATCAGTCTTTTTCATAATTCAGGAACACAAAGGCTATACTCTAATACTTAAAACTCTTGAACTTAGTGACCAGTCCCATATCATAGCAAGCAATGGTTCATTGAACCATCAGTTCTTGAGTAAATAACAGTTGACCTGGgtcaactgttgtgacccagctccccaaacatgacaaaccctctgacatgaactcaaaagattactttattaggagtgcctgtagctccagcaaaaagtttctcacaggctaacaagtccagccAGAAAATGAATAGTTGTCCACCATATCTATTCATCTCTACCTCTTGCCTTTTACCCCCAGAACTAGGGTGGGGCCTAGTTAGCAGTGTTGGCTTTTCCTCCCCCAGGATTGGCCCACGGctttccattgctctcctctgTCTTCTGCACAGCcgtgtgtcaggcactggacccagctgttcctccttttcttcatcaaccacttccagacctgggggctgttgactctccatctgagggctcaTGGATGGGTCcgcttctgtctgtctctctctctctgccagctccattccctcttcttcctcGGAGCTCTTTTTTTGCCCTGATGCCGACCCtgactcccactcctcctcctcctgtgattcggctgctggaggggccagtggccaacaggccacaacagccATAATATATTCACCTGTGATTAAGTTTACTTAATTAAACCTGTTTTCTCACTTTGTGCTATGGTGGGGGGGGGTGCAGGCAGTATAAACAGTGGTGGGCTAGGACTAGAAAGAGTTCACATTCACCCTTATCCATAGTAAACCTATCCGTAGAGGGCTCCCAAGATCTGGTGATCTCTAAATGGCAACAAAAAGTTCTCTTCGTCATTAGCACTGTCTGGAATTTGAAGCCCAAATCTGATAGTCCTAACGAAGGGATTCCCTGGGTATCCCCAGATTAATTATTCTATCTCATCTGAGTTTGGTTATAGGATAGTTGTGgggatatgatgaagggaaataTTAATACTGGCAGACTTTGagaaacataatataacataacatactaTAGTTCTGTTATTCTAATTGTATGGTTACCCATCTCTTCTAAGcaattctgggtggctcacaagtaaaaataatacaataaagacAAGTTAACAACTAGTACACAAACCTAGAAAAACTAtccataattaattaaaaaaacaaaataatcatcAGCAATGGAATTAAATCTACATAAAGTCAACTCAGCCATTGATACTGAGCAATAAGTTATATTGACCAAATTTGAACGCCACATCAGGCTAAATTGTAATTCActagtttgttgttactgtattatAGAAAGCTAGTAGGTTTGCTACCTACTTGGTACTTGGATGAAAATGTGGGAATTGTAAGAGCTGTTGTTTAAACTGGAAAGTTGTACAAAATTCATCTGAAGAAGCTAATGACAcgcaactttttaaaatgtgacCAAGAAAAGTACACGGGTGAAGTCATTAGGATCTGAGCTCAACCAAAGGTATCATTACCTTTGTAAATATAACCCAAAAGTTCAGATACTTTGTGGAGAATATATTTAGTTCAAGATTTAAATGAAGTTCCAAGAGTTCTGACTACTTttatttttgcagatgtttcactgccTACCTTGGTAATATATTCAATACTATAATATCAGACAATTGAGGTCTGTTGATTAGAAAACCTCAGTATATGATTGAGTCGGTTCTACTGTTAGGTGTTTTTGTTTTCTATCATCTAGTTTTTGCTTCACAGAAAAGGTTGCCCCCTTTTGTTTATCTGGGTGTTGGTTAATAGCTGTACGATAAGGGATGTGGTGATTTTATGCTGTTTTTAACCTCTCACCAAGTTGACCTTTGGCTATTTTATTGAGGCAGTGGTTGAGTTTAGGTTTATGTGTCTGTTGGTTGATAATTTATCAGAATGCCAGTTTTATTAGGGATTTTTATGTATTCTTGTACTTGGTCCAAATTAGAGTTTCAGCGGCTTCCGAGGCAAATTCATGGTTGAAAGTATCTGTGCACAGTGAAACTAATGAGGTTCTGTCATGTCTTTTAACTGCTTATGGTACTATTGAATATGTTCTGTTAATGTTCTACCAATTTGATATTCACAGTTCGtgcattttgttttataaattacTCCAGTTCTATCTTCTTTGGTTCAAGGTCTGTGGTTTTACTTAAAatgctttgcagagattttgttgGTTTGTGTGCTAGTTCTTCCAAGCAGCTGTAAAAATCTATTGGTGAGTTCTGAGATATGCCATAGATAATTGTGCCATTTATTATTACatatattactatttatttattaaatgtatatattgCCTATCCCCCTATCAAGCAACTCTGGTCAGATTACAATGTTTTCttaataatataaaacaaaacatcaaaagtttaaaatattgggcatcaaaattaaaacattaagttAATAAAGCCAATAACCAATGCATACATGGGGTGGAGGTTGGATCTTATACTAATTTACTAGCCACCTCCAAAATgagtcgccgccgccgccaccgccacggagcgagcccgactcctgcccgaatcgcgccgtgcgagtgctgatggggagctgccgagtccggcctgagcttggcggctgctagagcgcgagccccgggaggctgaggaaggagcggcggcggcggggttgcagcccagccgggctcgcacagcatgggtaaggcgggagaggaaggagccttcgctccattactccgatggaatgaccttttcttctggcctttggggtggctctcgcggcggcgagctcgcgcggtcggggaaaccctccctccctcagccgagaaggactgcaccgccagggcttccccgcgccaatgcatagcctggcgggagttactgcggctcacccggctcccgccccaactggtggtgtcggggcagccgctgccgctttctagcaaaaaggtcgctcgcccaaaactcctcgccttctcctgggaagggctggatggctagccggaagggttgaataagccaacctacctcctcctccctcctctccctcaagcgaaagagcgttttccctttggaagagagagagagaaaggaggggccgttcctccccttcttccattctttcttctccctccgtgcttcagaagctgggcgtgtgtgtgcgcgcctgtgtgccctagtccccttctctttggcggcgctggaagagagagagagagaaaggaggggccgttccttcccttctttcattctttcttctccctccgtgcttcagaagctgggcgtgtgtgtgcgcgcctgtgtgccctagtccttctcttccgctggaagagagagagagagagagagaaaggaggccgttcctccttctttcattctttcttctcctccgtgcttagaagctgggcgtgtgtgcgcctgtgtgcctagtccccttctcttccgctggaagagagagagagagagaaaggaggccgcctcccttctttcattctttcttctcctccgtgcttagaagctgggcgtgtgtgcgcctgtgtgccctagtccccttctcttccgcgctggaagagagagagagagaaaggagggccgttcctccttctttcattctttcttcctccgtgcttcagaagctgggcgtgtgtgtgcgcctgtgtgcctagtccccttctcttcagcgctggaagagagagagaagaaaggagggccgttcctccttctttcattctttcttctcctccgtgctttagaagctgggcgtgtgtgcacgCCTGtgcctagtccccttctcttcgcgctggaagagagagagagaaaggaggggccgttcctccccttctttcattctttcttctccctccgtgcttcagaagctgggcgtgtgtgtgcgcgcctgtgtgccctagtccccttctcttccgcggcgctggaagagagagagagagagaaaggaggggccgttcctccccttctttcattctttcttctccctccgtgcttcaccgtgctgggcgacctggagcagctgctcttcagccagatgctcggtgagtcagcccgtccccttccttcccgtgggggtctgccttgctggtgaaggttattggggcttttgagcaagggaggaggaacgcgagcaccgcctttcgcgctggcattccgggatttccctttgtttagagctgggaatcctccttcccccttttgcactccctccctccctccctctctctctctctctctctcacacacacacacacacacacacacacacacagacttctaaagtcgattggcacaatgctaagcaaacacagcagtgggtcaagggtgaagggctaggaacctggcaggtgaaaggttgagcgacatgaaaggcaaagaccacaattgttttaagaaagaagctttagcagagaggggggatggagggtgttttaaattttggcaaacagccaggccaactgtattggagaaggtcacacaactggccttaacattttagctgctgtcttttcctcacacttgggtttaatgatattagagacccttattgccctgccaaaaaaaaaagagccaccccaacgtctatgaaaattaaccttctgccaagagacactgtgcagggtattttcactattggtgtgcatacaggcttagatttgtgctgggttcttagtgcttagagcactgaccttcagaggcaccctggtcccttggaagctaaaggaggactcattttcatgcttgcagttgtattgtcaatttctgtgagacaatgttgttgaagtaactcactcactcattcattcattcattcattccttgtgtgtccaatcacacttagccaataaaaattctattctattctattctattcattcattcattcattttattttgtcaaatacatattaaataattatataaatataagcatgaattgaatacataaaaggaatacaactaaagggaacattaggacagggacggtaggcacgctggtgctcttatgcacgccttacagacctcttaggaatggggtgaggacaatactagatagtctttggttaaggctttggggattttgggaagagaccagagtcaggtagcacattccaggcattaacaactctgttactgaagtcacattttctgcaatctagattggagaggttcacttttaagtttgaatctattgtgttctcgtattgttgtggttgaagctgaagtagtcattgataggaagtacattgtagcagataattttatgagctatgctcaggtcataccaaaggcggcgtagttctaaattttctaaagctgggaatcctccttcccccttttgcacttttattgtttttcgttcaaataaatattcatgttattttacttggctctatctttattttttacattgaccagtagctgcctcatttcccaccctcggcttatactcgagtcaatagtttttcccagttttttgtggtaaaattaggtgcctcggcttatattcggatcggcttatactcgagtatatacggtaatccaaATATCAGGATGAAGATGCTCCAGGAATGTCAAGGAAGAAGATAAATTCCTGAGGAAGGAAGAATGCTTGATGTTCTAATGCAGATGCTATTGTTCTAGTTTTAGACAGATTTCACATATTTCAGCTTCTAAAGCTGAACACTATGCAAGGGCATACAAAACATAAGAAAGAATTCCTCCTGTGGGGAAAAATTGTTTCTGTCTCCCTCATTCACATTTGGTTGAGGTTCCCAATGAAAGAACATCCCATATTTGAAAGTGGCAGAAACGCTTTTCTGGAGATAAGAAGTATGCTGAGGGAGAGTTGATGGAACATTGGCACTATTCCAAAACCCACTTATCCCAGTCAGACACTAACCCCATCAAATGCCCTTATTGATGGTTCTGCCAGCACACAATTGCATTCAATGACTCATTTTCCTTTTGTTAAAATACGGGATTCCTATTCACTTAGATAAGCCAGCCAGTCTGGTGTGATGGTTAACCcactaggctagaaagcaaaAGACACTTGCTTTcaacatgaagccagctgggtgactttgagctagaCTCTCAGCTCtcaggcaatagcaaaccacttccaaaaatcttgccaagaaagctgcaggaaCTAGTCCAAACCATCTTCAGGGGTCATAACTGACATgaacatacacacagagacaaacacagaaaggcagacagacagaaaaatcaCTTAATGGAggacattcctcctcctcctgtatgGATTTTTTTGCATCAGAAAGTACTGGCAATGCTGCATTGCATCACTAGCCTTGTCCCCATTGGCCAAGCAGGCCAATGCACTAGGCTGAACTGGTGCGATTAATCAGGGATTGGGAAGTGGTTTTGTACTACTAAGCCTTCTTAGTGAGTTCCATAATGAGgggttatttttttaagttcttcttcccttccaactctttttttctTGGAGGATTAGATTGACTGAGTTTTGATATTTCCATGGCATGGCAAAATGAATGGACTTTTAAATATAGTTCACCAGGTCAATTGACCCTTTTTGACGTTCCCATAATACACTAATTCTACTGCAGACACATATCCATTAACCCAGTAGTTAAGTGTGCTATGGAAAGAGGGCCACTTTGATGTCTTCAGTTTGTTCAGTAAAAGTAACATCTTCCAAGTAAACCTTTAAAAAATTCCAAGGAGGGAAAAGgaaccttttttatatatatttaagcaAAGCATTGGTTCAAAGGGAAAGGAACATACAGAGGTTGGACAATGTTTCTATTGTTAACAGACTGGACTGTGGGGAAATGTGTGTATTATTTTTCCAAATCTCAATGTCAGGAAACAACCATGAAAGGCAACATTCCCATTTCTTGTCAATGACATTGTCTAAAATCACGAAGTATTAATGTATTCAGATTACTACAAAGTTTCACAAACATCATACAAAAATACCGTAGTTATTTCACTTCTATACTAAAGACTGACTTTGCATTAACTCCCATTGCAATTGAGTATTTTTACAAGTGAGCACAAATGCTCACTTGTACAGTTTTCTTCAACTTGGCTTAGATGGAGGACGATGGTAGTTGTAATCTAACATATCAGGGAAACATGAAATTGGGTAAGGCTACCATAAGATGACATGTCATTGAATGTTATTTCTAACATCAACACGTTACATACTTTTGAATTCCATTTTGATAAGAGTACACTATATGAGGACCGAgagccaaactttttaaaaaaaatgtatttatacatGAAACCTGCTTTATAAAAAGGCATACAATGTTTTTTGCCAAATTTGAAAGCAAAATTCTCTGCTTCTTTTTCCTGGTCTTTCGCTGACTTCCTGGCAATAATTCTAACCAATTATCAAAGCTGTTGGGGAGACCATACACCAGGGgtgagattcagctggttctatctggttcgggccAACCGATAGCaacggctgtgggaggctccgcccacccacccagatgtcatcactaaCGGCCTGTTATTGACCCTCTgctcagaaggctctgcacatgcgtggaggaggcGTGCGTGTgcgcatttgcgaaccggtagggaaggtaaataaatttcacccctgccatacacCCTGTTTGCTTTCCCAGCTCAAGTACAATTTAAAAGTACATTTTGCTGTTTTCCCACAGTTCTGCCTTggttgtcctttaaaaaaaaacaaaaaaaaagtgtttgtgtacctgggaggggaggagttgaaggaATCTTCAGTATATGGGCTAAAGCCCATGCCTGGGTGAAGATGtatatccaaattcagatgcctgtCTGGCATCTGTATTGACAGGGAGGCTTCAGtactgtacaggcagtccttggcttaggaccacaattgagtccaaaattcatgttgctaagtgaaacatttgttaagtgagttttggcccattttacgatctttcccgccacaaatgttaagtgaaccactgcagctgttaatttagtaacatggttgttaagtgaatctagtttccccattgactttgcttatcagaaggtcacaaaggaggatcacatgactgcaggatgctgcagccatcataaatatgaacccattgccaagtgtctaaattttgatcacatgattacagggatgctgcaatggtctgaagtcctttttttcaacactgttgtaactttgaatggtcactaaatgaactattgtaagtcaaggactatctgaattTACAATTCACCTTTGCCTGGTTTAGCTTCTCACCAGATTTTAATTTGATTATTAGGGCAAACGTTTTGACTGAGAGCACAACATGCCTTGATTTGCCTACCATGTCTGTAtactagaaaagaaaaaggacCAAAGAgtacagaagattttttttttgtcttcagtGTTTcatttccaattttccaaatgcTGTTTCTCTTAAACTTTCTACCTTTTTTTAATAAATGGAACCTAgaactgtatattgtatggtaGTCGGTATTTGAATGCTAGA
It encodes the following:
- the GPR68 gene encoding ovarian cancer G-protein coupled receptor 1, with product MDNNTQNCTINHNIHQMLSPVIYILVFVVGLPANCLSLYYAYLQVKVKNELGIYLCNLTVADLLYIFSLPFWLQYVLQHDNWTYNELLCKICGILLYENIYISVGFLCCISIDRYLALVHPFRFHQCRTMKAAVVVSTVIWTKEIVTCLLVFRHGEVSKDSESHVVCFEHYPIKIWEHNINFYRFTAGFLFPFCLLIFSYYGILRVVRKSHGTQKKRKIQIKRLVSSTILIFLICFGPYHVLLLIRSLFENSCEFAARIFNIYHISLLLTTFNCVADPILYCFSSENTYQDFAKIGGSCLKCLRCIPTENKESYPLNTPETKKKDSEQADLNTGLVK